One genomic window of Pirellulales bacterium includes the following:
- a CDS encoding TetR/AcrR family transcriptional regulator, whose product MSTHTRRRRGRPVDADLRSRRENEILDMAARVFAERGYAGTDLQVVADALEVGKGTIYRYFRDKQSLFLAAVDRGMNNLRESVDRWAAQSDDLLHQLPLAIYGYLQFFDSNPHIVELLIQERAVFRDRPKPTYFQHRDADVVRWEQQVAVLIAAGRIRDIPVEAISEVVGDALYGTMFTNYFAGRKRSVSEQCRNVVDILFHGILTPTELKRWRWKVPEEKTSRPPRKVLRTPRKK is encoded by the coding sequence ATGAGCACGCACACTCGCCGCCGACGCGGACGCCCGGTCGATGCCGACTTGCGCTCGCGGCGCGAAAACGAGATCCTCGACATGGCCGCGCGCGTCTTCGCCGAGCGTGGTTACGCCGGTACCGATCTGCAGGTCGTGGCCGATGCGCTCGAAGTAGGCAAGGGAACCATCTATCGCTACTTCCGCGACAAGCAGAGCCTGTTTCTCGCCGCGGTCGATCGCGGCATGAACAATCTGCGCGAGAGTGTCGATCGCTGGGCCGCGCAGTCCGACGACCTGCTGCACCAATTGCCCCTGGCGATCTACGGCTACCTCCAGTTCTTCGACTCGAATCCGCACATCGTCGAGCTGCTGATCCAGGAACGGGCCGTATTTCGCGATCGCCCCAAGCCCACCTACTTTCAGCACCGCGACGCCGACGTCGTGCGCTGGGAACAGCAGGTTGCCGTGTTGATTGCCGCCGGGCGCATTCGAGACATTCCGGTCGAGGCGATCTCCGAAGTAGTCGGCGATGCGCTCTACGGCACGATGTTCACCAACTACTTTGCCGGCCGCAAACGATCCGTTTCCGAACAGTGCCGCAACGTGGTCGACATTCTCTTCCACGGCATTCTCACCCCCACGGAATTGAAGCGCTGGCGCTGGAAGGTGCCGGAAGAAAAAACCTCGCGTCCCCCTCGCAAGGTCCTTCGGACGCCGCGTAAGAAATAA
- the rpsD gene encoding 30S ribosomal protein S4: MAHYTGPKGRVNRRLGVMIYENGGARRALERRDSPPGMHTRRGKLSVYGQALLEKQKIKHFYGLGERTLRRIFARAQRTEGNTADALIALLERRLDNVVRRAGFCATRPQSRQGVAHGHFAVNGRKADRPSLLVRPGDVIDVIRRSNLAQIYRDRIETVEGEQPTWLERETDNLRIHIRALPIAEDVRLPIDIGLAVEALSRS; this comes from the coding sequence ATGGCTCACTACACCGGTCCGAAGGGACGTGTCAATCGCCGACTGGGCGTCATGATCTACGAGAACGGTGGCGCGCGGCGTGCGCTGGAACGTCGCGATTCGCCCCCCGGCATGCACACGCGGCGGGGCAAACTTTCGGTCTACGGCCAGGCGCTGCTCGAGAAGCAGAAAATCAAGCATTTCTACGGCCTCGGCGAGCGGACGCTGCGTCGAATTTTCGCTCGGGCACAGCGCACCGAAGGCAACACGGCCGATGCCTTGATCGCGCTGCTCGAACGCCGGCTGGACAACGTCGTGCGGCGTGCCGGTTTTTGTGCCACGCGGCCTCAGTCGCGGCAAGGCGTGGCGCACGGTCATTTCGCGGTGAATGGCCGCAAGGCCGATCGGCCGTCGTTGCTCGTGCGGCCGGGCGATGTAATCGACGTCATTCGTCGCTCGAACCTGGCGCAGATCTACCGCGATCGCATCGAAACGGTCGAAGGGGAGCAGCCGACGTGGCTCGAACGCGAAACGGACAACTTGCGAATCCATATTCGCGCGCTACCGATTGCCGAGGACGTTCGTCTTCCCATCGACATCGGCCTGGCCGTCGAGGCCCTGTCGCGATCGTAG
- a CDS encoding PEP-CTERM sorting domain-containing protein, with translation MSLAHRSNCFRSLLFALLSGFGFVLPCGEAAAVTIHIDYTYDIQGFFDDPERRARMEEAAAVYSMFADALAPIAPASGDSWTARFVHPGQGGGPVLRSDLTLDEGEIRIFVGGRSFPSSVLGFASQGIATASGSASFVDAALHRGQLNTTGPSATDFGPWGGSITFNSAAAWHFGQTVAGLDSTKSDFLTTAVHELGHLLGFGTAASWDSWITGSSSVYDFHGPASMALYGGPVPLDNSGGHWDLGVTGLVNGVPQTTLMDPSTPRGVRELMTDLDLAGFRDIGWQVVPEPSSLALASTGMIGVLCLAARRRRRRQPD, from the coding sequence TTGTCACTTGCCCACCGCTCGAACTGCTTTCGATCGCTGTTGTTTGCCCTGCTGAGCGGGTTCGGTTTCGTGCTGCCCTGCGGTGAGGCGGCCGCGGTGACGATTCACATCGACTACACGTACGACATCCAGGGGTTCTTCGACGACCCCGAGCGGCGCGCTCGTATGGAAGAGGCGGCCGCGGTCTACTCGATGTTCGCCGATGCGTTGGCTCCCATCGCCCCGGCGAGCGGTGACTCTTGGACGGCAAGATTCGTGCATCCCGGACAGGGAGGCGGTCCTGTCCTCCGCTCGGATCTTACGCTCGACGAGGGGGAGATTCGCATCTTTGTCGGTGGACGTTCCTTTCCCAGCTCGGTGTTGGGGTTTGCCTCGCAGGGAATAGCCACCGCGTCGGGGAGTGCCTCGTTCGTCGACGCGGCGCTCCATCGCGGGCAACTCAACACCACGGGCCCGAGTGCAACCGACTTCGGCCCTTGGGGCGGCTCGATCACTTTCAATTCCGCTGCTGCCTGGCATTTTGGACAGACGGTCGCCGGGCTCGATTCGACGAAATCTGATTTTCTCACCACCGCGGTGCATGAGTTGGGGCATCTGCTCGGTTTCGGCACTGCTGCGTCGTGGGATAGCTGGATCACGGGTTCGAGTAGCGTGTACGATTTTCATGGGCCAGCGAGCATGGCCTTGTACGGCGGCCCGGTGCCGCTCGACAACTCCGGCGGCCACTGGGATCTGGGGGTGACCGGCCTCGTGAACGGAGTTCCGCAAACGACATTGATGGATCCTTCGACGCCGCGCGGCGTCCGCGAGTTGATGACCGATCTCGATTTGGCTGGCTTTCGAGATATCGGCTGGCAGGTGGTGCCCGAGCCTTCGTCGCTGGCGCTTGCCTCGACGGGCATGATCGGTGTGCTATGTTTAGCGGCTCGCCGCCGGAGGCGTCGCCAGCCCGACTAG
- a CDS encoding nitroreductase family protein, producing the protein MRAPVQHPVHDFVAERWSPYVFEERSIPAADLRALFEAARWAPSSYNEQPWRFIVGTRDEPELFQKVLSCLVEGNQAWAKHTSALAIGVVSEKFVKNGKPNAACEHDLGLAAATLSLEATSRGIAVHQMIGILPDRARELFQIPEGYHALTGIALGYEGKPQDRPELAERDRERRPRRPLHETVFGGDWGQASSFLAQED; encoded by the coding sequence ATGAGAGCCCCCGTTCAACATCCGGTACACGATTTTGTGGCCGAGCGCTGGAGTCCTTACGTCTTCGAGGAGCGGTCGATTCCCGCGGCCGATCTGCGTGCGTTGTTCGAAGCGGCACGCTGGGCGCCTTCGTCGTACAACGAGCAGCCGTGGCGCTTTATCGTGGGCACGCGCGACGAGCCGGAGTTGTTCCAAAAGGTGCTGTCGTGCCTGGTCGAGGGGAATCAGGCCTGGGCCAAGCACACTTCGGCGCTGGCGATCGGCGTGGTCTCGGAAAAGTTCGTCAAGAACGGGAAACCCAACGCGGCTTGCGAGCACGATCTTGGTCTGGCGGCCGCCACGCTTTCGCTCGAGGCGACCTCGCGCGGCATCGCCGTCCACCAGATGATCGGTATCCTGCCCGATCGGGCACGCGAGCTCTTCCAGATTCCCGAGGGGTATCACGCTCTGACGGGCATCGCCCTGGGCTATGAAGGCAAACCCCAGGATCGCCCCGAGTTGGCCGAACGGGACCGCGAGCGTCGTCCCCGCCGCCCCCTGCACGAAACCGTCTTTGGCGGAGACTGGGGGCAAGCGTCGAGCTTTCTGGCTCAAGAGGATTAA
- a CDS encoding sulfotransferase, which translates to MAVGTDTPVPQPELASGSLKNEKWFTPRIWLGTDFFGLMRLFARNRFRFSPSRAHIAALDTLFSVAHTSLGWVQNALYAGRTKRTELEPPVIILGHWRSGTTLLHELLILDKRHTFSTTYECLEPNHFLLSNWFVTTFFNWMMPPNRPMDNMAFGWDSPQEDEFALCNLGVPTPYLTIAFPNEPPQYPEYLDLEGVSAEDRERWKAALLRFLKHVTLKRPGRMILKSPPHTARVKILLEMFPDARFINIVRDPYVVFPSTVHLWQRLYNIHGLQVPKFEGLVEHVFETFMRMHHRLEETRDLIPPDRFYEVRYEDLVGDMLGQMRQIYSHLELGDIEPALPALQNYVDNSKEYRTNRYHLAPLLRREISRRWRPFFERYGYEILPDDGGEA; encoded by the coding sequence ATGGCGGTCGGTACCGATACACCAGTCCCCCAGCCGGAACTGGCCAGCGGTTCGCTCAAGAACGAGAAGTGGTTTACGCCGAGAATCTGGCTCGGAACCGACTTCTTCGGTCTGATGCGCCTCTTTGCGCGGAATCGCTTCCGGTTCAGTCCATCGCGGGCACATATCGCGGCACTCGACACGCTATTTAGCGTGGCACACACGTCGCTCGGCTGGGTGCAGAATGCGCTCTACGCCGGTCGCACGAAGCGAACCGAGCTCGAACCGCCGGTCATCATCTTGGGACACTGGCGCTCGGGCACGACTCTATTGCACGAGCTGCTGATCCTCGACAAGCGGCACACGTTCTCGACGACGTACGAATGTCTCGAGCCGAATCATTTCCTGCTCAGCAACTGGTTCGTGACGACCTTCTTCAACTGGATGATGCCCCCGAACCGGCCCATGGACAACATGGCCTTCGGCTGGGACAGCCCTCAGGAAGACGAGTTCGCCCTGTGCAACCTGGGGGTGCCCACTCCCTACCTGACAATCGCCTTTCCGAACGAGCCGCCGCAGTATCCCGAGTATTTGGACCTCGAAGGCGTTTCGGCCGAAGACCGCGAACGCTGGAAAGCGGCACTGTTGCGCTTTCTCAAGCACGTGACGCTCAAGCGGCCGGGGCGGATGATCTTGAAGTCGCCGCCCCATACCGCGCGGGTCAAGATTTTGCTCGAGATGTTTCCCGACGCACGGTTTATCAACATCGTGCGCGATCCTTACGTGGTGTTTCCCTCGACGGTCCATCTGTGGCAGCGGCTGTACAACATCCACGGGCTACAGGTGCCCAAGTTCGAGGGGCTGGTCGAGCATGTCTTCGAGACCTTCATGCGCATGCACCACCGGTTGGAAGAGACCCGCGATCTGATTCCGCCCGATCGCTTTTACGAGGTGCGCTACGAGGATCTCGTGGGGGACATGCTGGGACAGATGCGGCAGATCTATTCGCATCTGGAGTTGGGCGACATCGAGCCGGCACTGCCGGCACTGCAGAATTACGTCGACAACTCGAAAGAGTATCGCACGAACCGCTACCACCTGGCGCCGCTGTTGCGGCGGGAAATCTCGCGGCGCTGGCGGCCTTTCTTCGAGCGCTACGGATACGAGATCCTGCCCGACGACGGCGGCGAAGCCTAG
- a CDS encoding Gfo/Idh/MocA family oxidoreductase: protein MNSKLEEPATNTPPAAAPARNRRFTRRGLLLGAAGIAAAGTLGGSGYWLSRRGVRVGLIGAGVRGSRLANILRLARFLPLYGDVVAIAEVNRAKAEAVRDAECPGAELYEDYTRVLARDDIDAVIIAVPDHWHAKIAIEATKTGKAIYCEKPLSHTIHEGQAIVCAVRESGTTLLVGTQQRSDANYRLACELVRNGRLGEIKRVVVNVLEKGRLGGPFASRPVPAGLNWDAWLGPAPLAEYCPERYQTWNCWWDYSEGELVNWAVHELDIAQWGLGMELNGPIEIEGVTPQGLPDIAGGYQIPREFRVTMTYPNGTQILLQSLPTKTIKEGRDRLGVRFEGTEGRLAVNRVGLYGAPVEEAARNPLPTDAIRLHDSVPSKDRIVLQHLYHFLQCVKQEATPVSDVESSHRSASLCHLGSIAVRMGRKLTWDPVSETFPGDDAANALLGYTYRAPYSMPT, encoded by the coding sequence ATGAACAGTAAGCTCGAAGAGCCCGCCACCAATACGCCCCCCGCGGCCGCGCCGGCGCGAAACCGTCGCTTCACGCGACGCGGCCTCTTGTTGGGCGCGGCCGGAATTGCCGCGGCCGGCACGCTGGGGGGCAGTGGCTACTGGCTTTCTCGCCGGGGTGTGCGTGTCGGCCTGATCGGGGCGGGCGTGCGCGGCAGCCGATTGGCCAACATCCTCCGCCTGGCGAGATTCTTGCCTCTGTACGGCGACGTCGTGGCCATTGCCGAAGTGAATCGAGCCAAGGCCGAAGCGGTCCGCGACGCCGAGTGCCCCGGCGCGGAGCTCTACGAAGACTACACCCGAGTGCTCGCACGCGACGACATCGACGCGGTCATCATTGCCGTGCCCGATCACTGGCACGCGAAGATCGCCATCGAGGCGACGAAGACGGGCAAGGCCATCTATTGCGAAAAGCCCCTCTCGCACACGATCCACGAGGGGCAAGCGATCGTCTGCGCCGTGCGAGAAAGCGGTACCACGTTGCTCGTCGGAACGCAGCAGCGGAGCGACGCCAACTATCGTCTGGCTTGCGAACTGGTGCGCAATGGCCGCCTGGGCGAGATCAAACGCGTGGTCGTGAATGTGTTGGAAAAGGGACGTTTGGGAGGTCCCTTCGCGTCGCGGCCCGTGCCGGCGGGGCTCAACTGGGACGCCTGGCTGGGCCCTGCGCCCCTCGCCGAATACTGTCCCGAGCGCTATCAAACGTGGAACTGTTGGTGGGACTACAGCGAGGGAGAACTCGTCAATTGGGCGGTACACGAGCTCGATATCGCGCAGTGGGGCCTGGGCATGGAGCTGAATGGCCCGATCGAGATCGAAGGGGTCACGCCGCAGGGGCTGCCCGACATCGCCGGCGGCTATCAGATTCCGCGCGAGTTTCGCGTCACGATGACCTATCCGAACGGAACGCAGATTCTGTTGCAGAGCTTGCCCACGAAGACAATCAAGGAGGGTCGCGACCGGCTAGGCGTGCGCTTCGAGGGGACCGAGGGACGCCTTGCCGTGAATCGCGTCGGGCTGTACGGCGCCCCGGTCGAAGAAGCGGCCCGAAATCCCTTGCCCACAGATGCGATTCGTCTGCACGACAGCGTTCCCTCGAAGGACCGCATCGTGTTGCAGCACCTCTATCACTTTCTGCAGTGTGTCAAGCAAGAGGCGACGCCGGTCTCGGACGTGGAAAGCTCGCATCGCTCGGCTTCGCTGTGCCATCTGGGGAGCATCGCCGTGCGGATGGGGCGCAAGCTGACGTGGGATCCGGTGAGCGAAACGTTTCCCGGTGACGATGCGGCGAACGCACTGCTCGGCTATACCTACCGAGCGCCCTATTCGATGCCTACGTAA
- a CDS encoding RNA methyltransferase: MIRRRAGRGCDVRASATAMTFIPIDDLDDPRLAVYRHLKNKNETLRAGLFVCEGSKLVERLLASRFPVASLLLGQRWAETFAPRVADAVPVYVVPDAWFERLVGFNFHRGVLACARRLPGRPCEELLADAPEGGGLIVCAGIHDRENLGSIFRSALALGARGAIIGPDTCDPFDRRVLRVSMGASLRLPLAFSRDLARDLTTLREQQGIELMATVLDPAAETLGRRPCSRRFALLLGNEAHGLPPHLVELCQRKITIPMSAEVDSLNVAVTAGIVLHELLRGGAPRC, from the coding sequence ATGATTCGTCGCCGCGCGGGCCGCGGTTGCGATGTGCGTGCGAGTGCCACGGCGATGACGTTCATTCCGATCGACGATTTGGACGATCCTCGGCTGGCCGTCTATCGCCATCTGAAGAACAAGAACGAAACGCTCCGCGCCGGCTTGTTCGTGTGCGAGGGGAGCAAGCTGGTCGAGCGTCTGTTGGCGAGCCGGTTTCCCGTGGCGTCGTTGCTCTTGGGCCAACGCTGGGCCGAGACGTTTGCTCCCCGCGTCGCCGACGCAGTGCCCGTTTATGTCGTGCCCGACGCCTGGTTCGAGCGGCTGGTCGGCTTCAACTTTCATCGCGGCGTGTTGGCCTGCGCCCGACGTCTGCCGGGAAGGCCATGCGAGGAGCTACTGGCCGACGCGCCGGAAGGGGGCGGACTGATCGTTTGCGCGGGTATTCACGACCGAGAAAACCTGGGTTCGATCTTTCGCAGTGCGTTGGCGCTAGGGGCACGCGGAGCGATCATCGGTCCCGATACGTGCGATCCATTCGACCGGCGAGTGTTGCGCGTCTCGATGGGGGCGTCGCTGCGCTTGCCGCTGGCTTTTTCGCGCGATCTGGCGCGCGACCTGACGACGCTGCGCGAGCAACAGGGCATCGAACTGATGGCGACGGTGCTCGACCCTGCCGCCGAGACGCTGGGACGACGGCCGTGTTCGCGCCGTTTTGCGCTGTTGCTCGGCAACGAGGCGCACGGTCTACCCCCTCACCTGGTCGAACTGTGCCAGCGGAAGATCACGATTCCGATGTCGGCGGAGGTCGATTCGCTCAACGTCGCGGTCACCGCCGGCATCGTGCTGCACGAGTTGCTACGCGGGGGCGCGCCTCGGTGCTAG
- a CDS encoding GNAT family N-acetyltransferase, translating into MLIWMTTYYLETLDPTELRPSLRGEVGDLVIHRQAPAGTTNRRFYLSVGADWTWTDRLFWTDDAWETYARQPGLDTYIGYVGDEEIGYFELDRQPDGNTQLAYFGLLPSAIGRGLGARLLVTAIQQAWRDGARRVWVHTCTLDHPQALANYRARGMQLYKQESCWKEL; encoded by the coding sequence ATGCTGATTTGGATGACGACCTATTATCTCGAGACGCTCGATCCCACCGAATTGCGTCCCTCGTTGCGCGGTGAAGTGGGCGACCTGGTCATCCACCGGCAAGCCCCCGCAGGTACGACCAACCGCCGGTTTTACCTCTCGGTGGGGGCCGACTGGACCTGGACCGACCGGCTCTTCTGGACCGACGACGCTTGGGAGACCTACGCCCGGCAGCCGGGGCTCGACACCTATATCGGTTACGTCGGCGACGAGGAGATCGGCTACTTCGAGCTCGACCGCCAGCCCGACGGGAACACACAGTTGGCCTATTTCGGCTTGCTGCCATCGGCGATCGGCCGAGGACTGGGGGCGCGGTTGCTCGTCACCGCCATTCAACAGGCCTGGCGCGACGGCGCCCGGCGTGTCTGGGTCCACACCTGCACGCTCGACCATCCGCAGGCGCTGGCCAACTACCGCGCCCGCGGCATGCAGCTCTACAAGCAAGAGTCGTGTTGGAAAGAGCTCTAA
- a CDS encoding tetratricopeptide repeat protein: MRRLLWLPLALLALGGAALALDWWTALPPGRRAEYVGRQRCTECHAAEAAKWAGSDHDRAMELPNADSVVGDFDSATFSHFGVESRMFRQGDEYFVTTEGPDGQARTYPVKYTFGIRPLQQYLVETERGRLQTLPTTWDTKDKRWFHIYHDEHIKPDDELFWAGPAQNWNYMCAECHSTNLRRNYDLKTDTYHTEFSEIDVSCEACHGPGSIHVELAEAKSLFWDRHYGYGLARLKGKSSKGELNSCAPCHSRRRIVHAGYTPGDELLDYYMPELLGGEHYHVDGQIREEVYEYGSFLQSRMYREGVRCTDCHDPHSLELKAAGNQLCGQCHVPGKYDGPAHHHHPVGKAGANCVDCHMPTTNYMVVDPRRDHSIRVPRPDLTVSLGTPNACNGCHEKETPQWASDWIVKWYGPKRLHEPHYAHAIAAGRAGKPEAVDSLSKLIRRKDVGPVVRASAAALLGGYPIDETREVLARALKDDEALVRAAAAGAAENLPPDELAELLAPKLTDPVRAVRTEAARILSGVPATTLDADGRIALRAATDEYIAGQHANSDQPAAHLNLGMLAERRGDPQTAEAEYRTALRLSPRFVPALNNLAMLIHTQGKPAEAEELFRKIVELQPEFAMARYSLGLLLAESPDRLPEAIAELQTAARLEPAQARLQYNLGLALQQQHQLDEAEVALKKACELDPRMIDAWHALTLLYAERRDWDRAAETADRLTRLAPGAPAIGQLRQWIEAQRRQPQPAGPTPP, translated from the coding sequence TTGCGCCGATTGTTGTGGTTGCCGCTGGCTCTGTTGGCCCTGGGAGGGGCCGCGCTGGCGCTCGATTGGTGGACCGCGCTCCCCCCGGGGCGACGCGCCGAGTATGTCGGCCGCCAACGCTGCACCGAGTGCCACGCGGCCGAGGCTGCCAAGTGGGCCGGCTCGGATCACGATCGGGCCATGGAACTGCCGAACGCTGATTCCGTCGTCGGCGATTTCGACAGTGCCACCTTCTCGCACTTCGGCGTCGAGTCGCGCATGTTCCGCCAGGGGGACGAGTACTTCGTCACCACCGAGGGCCCCGACGGCCAGGCGCGCACTTATCCGGTCAAATACACTTTTGGCATCCGCCCCTTGCAACAGTACCTGGTCGAGACGGAACGCGGACGACTGCAGACGCTGCCCACCACCTGGGACACGAAGGACAAACGCTGGTTTCACATCTACCACGACGAGCACATCAAGCCCGACGATGAGCTTTTCTGGGCTGGCCCGGCGCAAAACTGGAACTACATGTGCGCCGAGTGTCACTCGACCAACCTGCGCAGGAACTACGACCTGAAGACCGATACCTACCACACGGAGTTCTCCGAGATCGACGTGAGCTGCGAGGCCTGCCACGGTCCGGGGAGCATCCATGTCGAGCTGGCCGAAGCGAAATCGCTGTTCTGGGACCGGCACTACGGCTATGGACTCGCCCGGCTCAAGGGGAAGTCGTCGAAAGGGGAACTCAACAGTTGTGCCCCTTGCCACTCACGCCGCCGCATCGTGCATGCCGGTTACACGCCGGGGGATGAGCTCCTCGACTATTACATGCCCGAGTTGCTCGGTGGCGAGCATTACCACGTCGATGGGCAGATTCGCGAGGAGGTCTACGAGTACGGTTCCTTCCTGCAAAGCCGCATGTATCGCGAAGGGGTCCGCTGCACCGACTGCCACGATCCCCACTCGCTCGAGCTGAAGGCCGCAGGCAACCAGTTGTGCGGCCAGTGCCACGTGCCGGGCAAGTACGACGGACCGGCGCACCACCATCACCCCGTGGGCAAGGCCGGGGCCAACTGCGTCGATTGCCACATGCCCACCACGAATTACATGGTGGTCGATCCGCGGCGCGATCACAGCATTCGCGTTCCGCGGCCGGATCTTACCGTGTCGTTGGGCACGCCCAACGCTTGCAACGGGTGCCACGAAAAAGAGACGCCCCAGTGGGCGAGCGATTGGATCGTGAAGTGGTACGGACCCAAACGACTGCACGAGCCGCACTATGCCCATGCCATCGCGGCGGGACGAGCGGGCAAGCCCGAGGCGGTCGACAGCCTGTCGAAGTTGATCCGCCGCAAGGACGTCGGGCCCGTCGTGCGTGCCAGCGCGGCAGCCTTGTTGGGAGGCTACCCCATCGACGAGACGCGCGAGGTGCTCGCCCGCGCTCTCAAGGACGACGAGGCCCTGGTGCGCGCCGCCGCGGCCGGTGCGGCCGAGAATCTACCGCCGGACGAGTTGGCTGAGTTGCTGGCCCCGAAATTGACCGATCCCGTGCGCGCCGTGCGCACCGAGGCGGCCCGCATCCTGTCGGGCGTGCCGGCCACGACGCTCGACGCTGACGGACGAATCGCGCTGCGGGCCGCGACCGACGAATACATCGCCGGCCAGCATGCCAATAGCGATCAGCCTGCCGCCCATCTGAACTTGGGGATGCTGGCCGAACGACGGGGCGATCCGCAAACGGCCGAAGCCGAATACCGCACCGCGCTGCGCTTGTCGCCCCGATTCGTGCCGGCTTTGAACAATCTGGCCATGTTGATTCACACGCAGGGAAAACCGGCCGAGGCGGAAGAGCTATTCCGCAAGATCGTCGAGCTCCAGCCCGAGTTCGCCATGGCGCGCTATTCGCTGGGATTGCTGCTGGCGGAATCCCCCGATCGGCTGCCGGAGGCGATCGCCGAGTTGCAGACGGCGGCCCGGCTCGAGCCGGCGCAGGCACGCCTGCAATACAACCTGGGGCTTGCGCTCCAGCAGCAGCACCAGCTCGACGAAGCGGAAGTTGCCTTGAAAAAGGCGTGCGAACTCGATCCGCGCATGATCGATGCCTGGCATGCCCTCACGCTGCTCTACGCGGAGCGCCGGGATTGGGATCGCGCGGCCGAGACGGCCGATCGACTTACTCGACTGGCGCCCGGCGCACCGGCGATCGGGCAGCTTCGGCAATGGATCGAAGCACAGCGGCGGCAACCGCAGCCGGCCGGCCCCACCCCCCCCTGA
- a CDS encoding SgcJ/EcaC family oxidoreductase, with protein MNLRRVACSFLLLTTCLARLVVAQDDAVEQDRKAILARVKSYVEAFNAADASTLAGHWSESAEYITPAGDRIEGRQALAEYFAQEFAENPGRKLDVQVDRIRFATADTATEEGTARVASPDGRADESSYLAVHVRRDGQWQLDTVRELTFSQQEAAPPASTPHDYLQDLEWLIGEWRDADNEGQVATSCRWVANQSFISRSFRVAIPGQSELVGTQVIGWDPVHGQVRSWVFDSDGGFGEGFWKNEGDHWTIQTRATLPDGRQATAVQILTPLGVDRFSWESTQREVDGVLLPNIDPVTVTRDIEETTTPASETERPSP; from the coding sequence ATGAATCTTCGCCGTGTGGCGTGCTCGTTCCTCCTGCTGACGACCTGCCTGGCTCGCCTGGTCGTGGCGCAGGATGATGCCGTCGAACAAGATCGCAAGGCGATCCTCGCCCGCGTGAAATCGTACGTCGAGGCGTTCAACGCCGCGGACGCTTCGACCCTGGCGGGGCATTGGAGCGAGTCGGCCGAATACATCACCCCGGCGGGCGACCGTATCGAAGGACGCCAGGCATTGGCCGAATATTTTGCCCAAGAGTTTGCCGAAAACCCCGGCAGAAAACTGGACGTGCAAGTCGATCGCATCCGCTTTGCCACCGCGGACACCGCCACCGAAGAAGGGACCGCGCGAGTCGCGTCCCCCGATGGTCGCGCCGACGAATCGAGCTATCTCGCCGTACACGTTCGCCGCGACGGGCAATGGCAGCTCGATACGGTGCGCGAATTAACGTTCTCCCAGCAGGAAGCCGCGCCCCCGGCGTCAACGCCGCACGACTATCTGCAAGATCTCGAGTGGCTGATTGGCGAGTGGCGCGACGCCGACAACGAAGGCCAGGTGGCCACCTCGTGCCGCTGGGTGGCCAATCAAAGCTTCATTTCTCGCTCGTTCCGAGTCGCGATACCGGGGCAGTCAGAGCTGGTGGGAACGCAGGTCATCGGTTGGGACCCCGTCCACGGTCAGGTTCGTTCCTGGGTGTTCGATTCCGACGGTGGTTTTGGCGAAGGCTTTTGGAAGAACGAGGGGGATCATTGGACGATCCAGACGCGAGCTACGCTTCCCGATGGAAGACAAGCGACCGCCGTACAAATTCTGACGCCGCTAGGAGTAGACCGCTTTTCCTGGGAGTCGACCCAGCGCGAAGTGGACGGCGTGCTGCTGCCCAATATCGATCCGGTGACGGTCACGCGCGACATCGAAGAGACGACCACGCCGGCGAGTGAAACGGAAAGGCCATCTCCATGA
- a CDS encoding DUF1328 domain-containing protein, translated as MLRWALIFLVIALVAGVLGLWGLEGVAMQIARILFVIFLVLFIVGLVMGRRPSI; from the coding sequence ATGTTGCGCTGGGCCTTGATTTTTCTCGTGATTGCGCTCGTCGCGGGGGTGCTGGGTCTGTGGGGCTTGGAAGGCGTGGCGATGCAGATCGCGCGCATCCTGTTCGTGATATTCCTGGTCCTGTTCATTGTCGGGTTGGTGATGGGTCGGCGTCCCAGCATCTGA